From the Nitrospirota bacterium genome, one window contains:
- the ilvD gene encoding dihydroxy-acid dehydratase encodes MRSKTIKQGISRLPHRALLYATGIPRSEMDKPFIGVATSFTDIIPGHIGMRDLERFIEKGIHTGGGYPFFFGIPGICDGIAMGHSGMHYSLPSRELIADMVETIVEAHRLDGLVLLTNCDKITPGMLMASARLDIPSIVVTAGPMLSGHLRGKRLSLVNDTFEAIGKYKKGLLKSKDIEELEVCACPGAGACQGMYTANTMACVTEALGMSLPYCATSLSVSAEKKRIAFESGRVIISLIKNNITPRRIMTQKAFENAIMIDLALGGSTNTVLHIPAISHEAGIPLPLETFDSLSKKTPHLCNMLPGGTHYLEDLHWAGGIPALMKRLKDRLNNVGTVSEKKILDIARCSEVMDEDVIRPLNKAYHKEGGIAILKGNLAPEGSVVKQSAVTEKAMRFEGSARVFDSEDSAMKAILAGRIKKGDVVTIRYEGPKGGPGMREMLSPTSAIAGMGLSESVALITDGRFSGGTRGPCIGHVSPEAMEGGCIAIVKDGDRIKIDIPKRKIDVLIPESEIKARLKKWRKPLPKIKKGYLSRYSRMVSSAGKGAIMS; translated from the coding sequence ATGAGAAGCAAGACCATTAAGCAGGGCATTAGCAGGCTTCCACACAGGGCACTTCTTTATGCAACAGGCATTCCCCGCTCCGAGATGGACAAGCCCTTTATAGGGGTTGCAACTTCTTTCACTGACATAATACCAGGTCACATAGGCATGCGTGACTTAGAAAGGTTCATAGAAAAAGGCATTCATACAGGAGGCGGATACCCATTCTTTTTTGGCATTCCGGGCATATGCGACGGAATAGCAATGGGTCATAGCGGGATGCACTATTCACTTCCCTCAAGAGAGCTTATTGCGGATATGGTTGAAACAATCGTCGAGGCTCATCGGCTCGATGGATTGGTTTTGCTTACAAACTGCGATAAGATTACACCCGGAATGCTTATGGCATCTGCAAGGCTCGACATACCTTCCATAGTGGTCACAGCAGGTCCCATGCTTTCTGGACATCTGAGGGGAAAAAGGCTTTCTTTAGTCAACGATACATTCGAGGCAATCGGAAAATACAAAAAGGGTCTCTTAAAGTCAAAGGACATAGAGGAGCTTGAGGTATGTGCCTGCCCGGGTGCAGGTGCGTGTCAGGGAATGTATACTGCAAATACAATGGCATGTGTGACAGAGGCTCTTGGGATGAGCCTGCCTTACTGTGCCACATCCCTTTCGGTATCCGCTGAGAAAAAAAGAATAGCATTTGAATCAGGAAGGGTGATTATAAGCCTCATAAAAAACAATATTACACCAAGAAGGATTATGACCCAAAAGGCATTTGAAAACGCAATAATGATAGACCTTGCCTTAGGTGGCTCTACAAACACTGTTCTTCATATCCCTGCCATCTCCCATGAGGCAGGCATCCCTTTGCCTCTTGAGACATTTGACAGCCTGAGCAAAAAAACACCTCATCTCTGTAATATGCTTCCCGGAGGAACCCATTACCTTGAGGACCTGCACTGGGCAGGCGGTATTCCTGCCCTTATGAAAAGGCTCAAGGATAGATTAAACAATGTGGGAACTGTCTCAGAAAAGAAAATATTAGACATAGCCCGCTGTTCCGAGGTCATGGATGAGGATGTAATAAGACCTCTTAATAAGGCTTATCATAAGGAAGGCGGAATTGCAATACTTAAGGGCAATCTTGCACCAGAGGGCTCTGTTGTCAAACAATCCGCAGTCACCGAGAAGGCAATGAGGTTTGAGGGCTCTGCAAGGGTTTTTGACTCAGAAGACTCTGCGATGAAGGCAATATTGGCAGGTAGGATAAAGAAGGGAGATGTCGTTACGATTCGCTACGAAGGACCAAAAGGAGGCCCTGGCATGAGGGAGATGCTTTCCCCAACATCGGCAATCGCAGGCATGGGCTTAAGCGAATCAGTTGCCCTTATAACAGATGGAAGGTTCTCAGGAGGCACAAGGGGCCCATGCATTGGCCATGTATCTCCTGAGGCAATGGAAGGCGGCTGTATTGCCATAGTCAAAGACGGTGATAGAATCAAAATAGATATTCCGAAAAGAAAAATAGATGTCCTTATTCCTGAATCTGAGATTAAAGCAAGACTTAAGAAATGGAGAAAACCCCTTCCTAAGATTAAAAAAGGCTATCTTTCGAGGTATTCGAGAATGGTTAGCTCGGCAGGTAAGGGTGCAATAATGAGCTAA
- a CDS encoding CoA protein activase yields the protein MKFIGLDAGSVSVKVIMLDSQGKRLSGCYRKHLGHPIKTAVELLRKATHEDGDFSLSVTGSGGRLIASILGIEPVNEIVSQAYSTKKLYPHIKSIIELGGEDSKLILLSDSIKDFSMNSVCAAGTGSFLDQQAERLRLTIEELSEMSLISKTPPRIAGRCSVFAKSDMIHLQQIATPVEDIVAGLCFAVARNFKGTISRGRRMQRPVSFQGGVAANKGMVRAFKEVFELDELFIPPDFALMGAWGVALKALDEGIRNRFDIDALEGFLYSKAGRSHVSCHKPLSEPSNSPSERLFHVQEGRTKAYMGIDVGSISTNLAVTDDEGRLLAKRYLMTAGRPIEAVRQGLREIASEVGGKVLIAGVGTTGSGRYMIADYVGADIVKNEITAQATASAFIDKTVDTIFEIGGQDSKFISLRDGVIVDFEMNKACAAGTGSFLEEQAEKLNISIKEQFAELAFSSDAPLKLGERCTVFMENSLMANLQKGAKREDLLSGLSYSIVQNYINRVVAGKHIGENIFFQGGVAFNRAVVSAFQKYLGKNITVPPHHDVTGAIGMALIASRHMSERQSTFKGFELSERPYTVKSFECKGCPNVCEINRVKIEGEKEYLFYGGRCEKYDIRRKKVDETMPDLFSFRENLLRGGAIQDDKSEKPKSSKAQIIGIPYVFSFHDYLPFWRTLLQELGFDVEVSPRTNRNIINSGLECVLSEACFPQKVAHGHLRYLMEKGVDAIFLPSFINVNMPDEEISKGSPCPYAQTIPYVGKVALEGLKTITPVINMSLGKGNLLKELIKAFKKFGLKMTAIEHAIDIAEKAQRDFESSIKAKGREFISSLGDKKAVVVVGRSYNSFDRGMNLEIPEKLSNLRMPSIPMDFLPIDNISIKDEWPNMYWKSGQKILRAGRFIREHPNLYPIYIGNFSCGPDSFILKYFRKELSSRPFLHIEIDEHSADAGAITRCEAFLDSIRGIKPDNVVTKEMPAVRKIKSFSSKRTVYIPRMSDHAFALQSALRRSNVDSEVLPESNKETIELGMRFVSGKECYPCAVTTGDMLKKVFSSDFKPEESAFFMPSGTGPCRFGQYNVFHKQVLDEIGLEDVLIFAPNQDIEFYKDLGIVGKDFTLLSWKGIVAIELLYKCLHETRPYERQNGTSDEVYRHSLDKIRLSLQGRNGKIEDVLKDVRRDFSAIPRYKEKKPLIGVVGEIFVRSNRFSNEDLVRKLESLGGEVWLAPLEEWIYYINFIAQRRALLKNKPSDIINIFLKRFFQKRIEHRYARQAGFQGYLKTLDEPTTKELLRKASPYVHDSFEGETILSIGKSVDLIERGASGIVNAMPFGCMPGTIVTALMIALSRQHDVPIISIPYDGTESSTSEIQLEAFMEQAKVKARR from the coding sequence ATGAAATTCATAGGTCTTGATGCAGGCTCTGTCAGCGTAAAGGTTATTATGCTTGACAGTCAGGGTAAAAGGCTTTCTGGCTGTTATAGAAAGCACTTGGGGCATCCCATAAAAACCGCAGTAGAGCTTTTGAGGAAGGCTACGCATGAGGATGGGGATTTTTCCCTTTCAGTGACAGGCTCTGGTGGAAGGCTGATAGCCTCCATACTGGGCATCGAGCCTGTAAACGAGATAGTTTCGCAGGCATATTCGACAAAAAAACTCTACCCTCACATCAAAAGCATCATAGAGCTTGGCGGAGAGGACTCAAAGCTCATACTGCTATCGGATAGTATAAAAGACTTCTCCATGAACTCTGTATGTGCCGCAGGAACAGGCTCTTTTCTTGACCAGCAGGCAGAAAGGCTGAGGCTTACTATAGAGGAGTTGAGCGAGATGTCCCTTATCTCCAAAACTCCTCCACGGATAGCAGGCAGATGCAGTGTATTTGCAAAATCAGACATGATACACCTCCAGCAGATAGCAACCCCTGTTGAGGACATCGTAGCAGGCTTGTGTTTTGCAGTGGCAAGAAACTTCAAAGGCACAATCTCGAGGGGAAGACGGATGCAAAGACCTGTGTCTTTTCAAGGAGGGGTTGCCGCAAACAAAGGAATGGTCAGGGCATTCAAAGAGGTTTTTGAGCTCGATGAGCTTTTTATACCTCCTGATTTTGCACTTATGGGTGCATGGGGTGTGGCTCTTAAGGCATTGGATGAGGGCATCCGAAACAGATTTGACATCGATGCATTAGAAGGGTTTCTATATAGCAAGGCAGGAAGAAGCCATGTTTCATGCCATAAACCCCTTTCAGAGCCATCGAACAGTCCTTCCGAAAGGCTTTTTCATGTACAAGAAGGCAGGACAAAGGCATACATGGGCATAGATGTTGGCTCAATCAGCACAAACCTTGCTGTGACAGACGATGAGGGAAGACTGCTTGCTAAGAGATACCTCATGACCGCAGGAAGACCAATAGAGGCAGTAAGACAAGGACTGAGGGAGATAGCCTCAGAGGTAGGCGGTAAGGTGCTTATAGCAGGTGTTGGCACAACAGGCTCAGGCAGATACATGATTGCCGATTATGTTGGTGCAGACATCGTTAAGAACGAGATTACTGCTCAGGCAACTGCCTCTGCATTCATAGATAAAACAGTTGACACAATCTTCGAGATAGGAGGTCAGGACTCGAAATTTATCTCCCTGAGAGACGGAGTTATAGTGGACTTCGAGATGAACAAGGCATGTGCCGCTGGAACAGGCTCTTTCTTAGAGGAGCAGGCTGAAAAACTCAATATCTCTATCAAGGAGCAATTCGCAGAGCTTGCCTTTTCCTCGGATGCTCCCCTTAAGCTCGGCGAAAGATGCACTGTGTTTATGGAAAACTCCCTTATGGCTAATCTCCAGAAGGGTGCAAAGAGGGAAGACCTTCTTTCGGGCTTATCATATAGCATTGTCCAGAACTATATAAACCGTGTTGTGGCAGGCAAACACATTGGAGAAAACATATTCTTTCAGGGAGGCGTTGCCTTTAACAGGGCAGTTGTCTCTGCATTTCAAAAATACTTAGGAAAAAACATAACCGTTCCTCCACATCACGATGTAACAGGCGCCATAGGCATGGCACTTATTGCATCGAGGCATATGTCTGAAAGGCAGAGCACATTTAAGGGTTTTGAGCTTTCAGAGAGACCCTACACCGTTAAATCGTTTGAATGCAAGGGATGTCCTAATGTGTGCGAGATAAACAGGGTTAAGATAGAAGGCGAAAAGGAGTATCTGTTTTATGGCGGAAGATGCGAAAAATACGATATAAGAAGGAAAAAGGTAGATGAGACCATGCCTGATTTATTCTCCTTCAGGGAAAATCTACTAAGGGGAGGTGCCATACAGGATGACAAATCAGAGAAACCAAAATCCTCTAAGGCTCAGATTATTGGTATCCCCTATGTATTTTCTTTTCATGATTATCTTCCATTCTGGAGGACACTCTTACAGGAACTCGGATTCGATGTCGAGGTATCTCCGAGGACAAATAGAAATATAATAAACTCAGGGCTCGAGTGCGTTCTTTCAGAGGCGTGTTTTCCTCAAAAGGTAGCTCATGGACATCTAAGGTATCTTATGGAAAAAGGCGTAGATGCCATATTCCTGCCAAGTTTTATAAATGTCAACATGCCTGATGAGGAGATTTCAAAAGGCTCTCCATGCCCATATGCCCAGACCATCCCTTATGTAGGAAAGGTTGCCTTAGAGGGGCTTAAGACAATAACGCCTGTGATTAATATGTCATTGGGAAAAGGAAATCTCCTTAAAGAACTCATAAAGGCATTTAAAAAGTTCGGACTCAAGATGACTGCCATTGAACATGCGATTGACATTGCAGAGAAGGCACAGAGGGACTTTGAATCCTCTATAAAGGCAAAAGGCAGGGAATTTATCTCAAGCCTTGGGGATAAAAAGGCAGTGGTCGTTGTGGGGAGGTCGTATAATTCGTTTGACAGGGGCATGAACCTTGAGATACCAGAAAAGCTCTCGAACCTGAGGATGCCCTCTATACCAATGGATTTCCTTCCAATAGACAATATCAGCATAAAGGATGAATGGCCCAACATGTACTGGAAGTCAGGGCAGAAGATACTAAGGGCAGGAAGGTTTATCAGAGAGCACCCAAACCTTTATCCGATATACATAGGGAATTTCTCCTGCGGACCCGACTCCTTCATCCTCAAGTATTTTAGAAAGGAACTAAGCTCAAGACCATTCCTTCACATCGAGATAGACGAGCACAGTGCCGATGCAGGCGCTATAACGAGATGCGAGGCGTTCCTTGACAGCATAAGAGGCATTAAGCCTGATAATGTCGTAACTAAAGAGATGCCTGCCGTAAGGAAAATAAAGTCCTTTAGCAGTAAGAGAACTGTTTACATTCCGAGGATGTCAGACCATGCATTTGCACTTCAGTCCGCACTCAGGCGCTCTAATGTCGACTCGGAAGTGCTTCCTGAGTCCAACAAAGAAACCATAGAGCTTGGCATGAGGTTTGTCTCTGGAAAAGAGTGCTATCCATGTGCAGTAACAACAGGAGATATGCTCAAGAAGGTGTTTTCCTCTGATTTCAAGCCTGAGGAGTCTGCATTCTTCATGCCCTCTGGAACGGGCCCATGCAGGTTTGGACAGTATAATGTATTTCACAAACAGGTGCTTGATGAGATTGGACTTGAGGATGTTCTGATATTTGCGCCAAATCAGGACATTGAATTCTACAAAGACCTTGGCATCGTAGGCAAGGACTTTACCCTGCTTTCATGGAAAGGCATAGTTGCCATAGAGCTCCTCTATAAGTGTCTTCATGAGACAAGACCCTATGAGAGGCAAAATGGCACATCCGATGAGGTTTACAGGCACTCACTCGATAAGATAAGGCTATCCCTTCAGGGAAGAAACGGGAAGATAGAGGATGTTTTAAAGGATGTAAGAAGGGACTTTTCTGCTATCCCAAGATATAAAGAGAAAAAGCCTCTGATAGGGGTTGTCGGAGAGATATTTGTGAGGTCAAATAGGTTTTCAAACGAAGACCTCGTAAGGAAGTTAGAGTCTCTTGGAGGCGAGGTCTGGCTTGCACCCTTAGAGGAGTGGATTTATTATATAAACTTCATAGCCCAGAGAAGGGCATTGCTAAAAAACAAGCCCTCTGATATTATTAATATCTTTCTAAAGAGGTTCTTTCAAAAGAGGATTGAGCATAGATATGCTCGGCAGGCAGGGTTTCAGGGCTATCTAAAGACACTGGATGAGCCTACCACAAAGGAGCTTCTGAGGAAGGCGTCTCCTTATGTGCATGACTCATTCGAGGGTGAAACAATCCTGAGCATAGGAAAGTCGGTTGACCTTATCGAAAGAGGAGCCTCGGGCATTGTCAATGCAATGCCTTTTGGCTGTATGCCGGGCACAATAGTAACTGCCCTCATGATTGCCCTGAGCAGACAGCACGATGTGCCTATAATAAGCATCCCTTATGATGGCACAGAGTCCTCTACATCGGAGATACAGCTTGAGGCATTTATGGAGCAGGCAAAGGTAAAAGCAAGGAGGTGA
- a CDS encoding AURKAIP1/COX24 domain-containing protein: protein MGSVTKWRKKKMSKHKHSKLRKKTKFQRRG, encoded by the coding sequence GTGGGTTCTGTTACAAAATGGCGTAAAAAGAAGATGAGCAAACACAAACATAGCAAGCTCCGTAAGAAAACCAAATTCCAAAGAAGGGGCTAA
- a CDS encoding YdcH family protein, with translation MTEQEIFNALSAENEEFKKLGREHRELDSILAELNGRVYLTPEEEMEKKRLQKLKLQKKDRMAELIRKYKKSHSLN, from the coding sequence ATGACAGAACAGGAAATATTTAATGCTCTTTCGGCTGAAAATGAGGAATTCAAAAAACTGGGCAGAGAGCACAGAGAGCTTGACAGTATTTTGGCTGAGCTAAATGGCAGGGTCTATCTCACACCTGAAGAGGAGATGGAAAAGAAAAGGCTACAGAAACTCAAGCTCCAGAAAAAAGACAGGATGGCTGAACTTATAAGGAAATATAAAAAAAGCCATTCCTTGAATTAG